A genomic segment from Aegilops tauschii subsp. strangulata cultivar AL8/78 chromosome 1, Aet v6.0, whole genome shotgun sequence encodes:
- the LOC109767021 gene encoding serine carboxypeptidase-like 51 — protein METYLNRSVHCVGRTNSELCKMEPRALALISVLFLSLLRTATATTAGTADGTERWGYVEVRPKAHLFWWYYKSPQAQRVSTPTKPWPTVLWLQGGPGASGVGLGNFLEVGPLNGDLKPRSSTWLHKADLIFVDNPVGVGYSYVEDDSLLVTTDLQAAADMTTLLKALVKELTTLRSSPLFIVAESYGGKYAATLGVSVVRAVRAGELKLTLGGVALGDSWISPEDFASSYGTLLFQVSRLDRKGADHANKDAQVVRQQVAAGQFKQAQATLNRMLNWVVVNSGHVDVYNFLLDTGMDPVVAVSSSPAPEYSRYLESKSVGDSIQEAMNGAIKQKLKIVPKDVVWQAQSYSVYYALINDFMKPRIHEVDELLSYGVNVTVYNGQLDVICSTVGAEAWVQKLKWDGLKNFLALPRQPLYCGSAGATKGFVRSYKNLHFYWILGAGHFVPVDQPCVALDMIGNITQSPALSRS, from the exons ATGGAAACCTATTTAAACCGTTCAGTGCACTGTGTAGGAAGGACGAACAGCGAGCTCTGCAAAATGGAGCCCCGTGCTCTCGCTCTCATCTCCGTCCTCTTCCTCTCTCTGCTTCGCACCGCCACGGCCACCACCGCTGGAACCGCAGACGGCACGGAGCGGTGGGGATACGTGGAGGTTCGGCCCA AGGCTCACCTGTTCTGGTGGTACTACAAGAGCCCCCAGGCCCAGAGGGTGTCCACGCCCACCAAGCCATGGCCGACCGTCCTCTGGCTGCAGGGTGGCCCG GGAGCGTCGGGCGTCGGGCTCGGCAACTTCCTGGAGGTCGGGCCGCTCAACGGCGACCTGAAGCCACGCAGCTCGACATGGCTGCACAAGGCCGACCTCATCTTCGTG GACAACCCAGTAGGCGTCGGGTACAGCTACGTGGAGGACGACAGCCTGCTGGTGACCACCGACCTGCAGGCGGCGGCGGACATGACCACGCTGCTCAAGGCCCTCGTCAAGGAGCTGACGACCTTGCGGAGCAGCCCGCTGTTCATCGTCGCCGAGTCGTACGGCGGCAAGTACGCCGCCACGCTCGGCGTCTCCGTCGTCCGGGCCGTCCGCGCCGGCGAGCTCAAGCTCACGCTCGGCGGCGTGGCGCTCGGAGACAGCTGGATCTCGCCGGAGGATTTCGCG TCTTCGTACGGGACGCTCTTGTTCCAGGTGTCGAGGCTGGATCGCAAAGGCGCAGACCACGCAAACAA GGACGCACAGGTGGTGAGGCAGCAGGTCGCAGCGGGGCAGTTCAAGCAAGCGCAGGCCACACTCAACCGAATGCTCAACTGGGTCGTCGTCAACAGCGGCCACGTG GATGTGTATAACTTCCTACTGGACACCGGGATGGACCCGGTCGTCGCGGTAAGCTCATCGCCGGCGCCGGAGTACTCCAGGTACCTGGAGAGCAAGTCCGTAGGGGACTCGATTCAGGAGGCCATGAATGGAGCCATCAAGCAAAAGCTCAAGATCGTCCCCAAAGACGTAGT ATGGCAGGCGCAATCCTACAGCGTCTATTATGCGCTGATCAACGATTTCATGAAGCCGAGGATTCACGAG gttgatgagctcctgtcGTATGGTGTCAATGTGACCGTGTACAATGGGCAG CTCGATGTGATCTGCTCGACCGTCGGCGCAGAAGCATGGGTTCAGAAGCTCAA ATGGGATGGACTGAAGAACTTCTTGGCCCTGCCAAGACAGCCTCTCTACTGTGGCTCGGCTGGAGCCACCAAGGGCTTTGTTAGATCCTACAAAAACCTTCATTTCTACTGGATCCTTGGAGCAGGGCACTTT GTGCCTGTTGATCAGCCATGCGTTGCGCTTGACATGATCGGCAACATCACACAGTCTCCGGCTCTTTCTCGTTCATAG